One window of Vanessa cardui chromosome 5, ilVanCard2.1, whole genome shotgun sequence genomic DNA carries:
- the LOC124529862 gene encoding exocyst complex component 6, with translation MTNATIQEIEGIDDYWGPAFRSVYEGEGGHEAFVQQLDERIQQHDKEIEKLCNFYYQGFIDSIRELLQVRSHAEELHAEISNVDANVKESTESLCSRAEELIKARRVELNIAATIEKMELCLPLLTTYSKLKTQVEAKRYYPALKTLEQLEHAQLPRVGAFAWCARIAADVPRLRRDIRDASMADLRDFLEHVRQLSPQVGAMALVQTQDMLGRSLANIVKNRKESAAAARESGGAQCPHELVDCSPLHRCLHIHSVLGAKNDFVQYYRAQRKQQARLVLIPASGNLHDSIQSLKNYLNAVLGFFILEEHLLSTGAGLVSKDWLLDTWSMAVTKVASTLRTNTSLITDPTLMLSIKRQIVLFINALKCYGLPTDPLPLLLQEMAEHYTEVLMQRWVVVFRDILDNASFQPIEVENQEQFDAVMDTFPFDADELETLPFPRKFPFSALVPALYVQVKEFIYAWLKYSAGLGLGGARRAAQARHSAALLLSRSFAGCLAALFRRPLPLMQLVQIIVDTQYLEDATSFLYEFISNITGSELTTTQTAGSMFQAARDDAEKQICENLEKKVDEFLDLENYDWLLVEPTGQASSFVTDMLGYLTGVLSSLEQLPERARVAAARAATARIASRLRRALLAPGVRQVSAGALHQLDLDVIQCEQFAAGEPVGGLREGELLEQFAALRQLLDLVTGWDWACYLHDVGLGAGRYALVPPRDAAALLDKLREAEQKSSVFSVLKKNERDRRKLLDTVLKQLRQLQNQDG, from the exons ATGACCAACGCAACTATTCAG gaaaTAGAGGGCATAGATGATTATTGGGGTCCTGCATTCAGATCAGTGTATGAAGGCGAAGGTGGACATGAAGCCTTTGTGCAGCAGCTGGATGAAAGGATACAGCAGCATGACAAGGAGATAGAGAAGCTTTGCAATTTCTACTATCAG ggtTTTATTGATTCCATTCGTGAATTGTTGCAAGTGCGCTCCCACGCTGAGGAGCTGCATGCTGAGATATCTAATGTGGACGCTAACGTCAAGGAGTCGACTGAAA gtcTCTGTTCAAGAGCTGAAGAGCTGATCAAGGCCCGTCGTGTGGAACTCAATATAGCAGCAACAATAGAAAAAATGGAACTATGTTTGCCATTATTGACTACATATTCCAAACTCAAAACTCAGGTAGAAGCTAAGAG GTACTACCCGGCGCTGAAGACGCTGGAGCAGCTGGAGCACGCGCAGCTGCCGCGCGTGGGCGCGTTCGCGTGGTGCGCGCGCATCGCGGCCGACGTGCCGCGCCTGCGCCGCGACATCCGCGACGCCTCCATGGCCGACCTGCGAGACTTCCTCGAGCACGTGCGCCAGCTCAGCCCGCAG GTTGGAGCTATGGCCCTGGTACAAACTCAGGACATGCTGGGAAGGAGTTTGGCAAACATCGTTAAGAATAGGAAAG AGTctgcggcggcggcgcgggagAGCGGCGGCGCGCAGTGCCCGCACGAACTGGTGGACTGCAGTCCGCTGCACCGCTGCTTGCACATTCACAGCGTGCTGGGCGCCAAGAATGACTTCGTGCAGTACTACCG AGCTCAGCGCAAGCAGCAAGCTCGGTTGGTGCTGATTCCCGCGTCAGGCAACCTCCACGACTCCATACAGAGCCTGAAGAACTACCTCAACGCCGTGCTGGGCTTCTTCATCCTGGAGGAGCACCTGCTGTCGACGGGCGCGGGGCTGGTCTCCAAGGACTGGCTGCTGGACACGTGGAGCATGGCCGTCACGAAGGTGGCGTCCACGCTGCGGACCAACACGTCGCTGATCACTGACCCCACGCTGATGCTCAGCATTAAGAGGCAGATCGTACTCTTCATTAATGCCTTGAA GTGTTACGGCCTCCCGACCGACCCGCTGCCGCTTCTACTGCAAGAGATGGCGGAGCACTACACCGAAGTGCTGATGCAGCGCTGGGTGGTCGTCTTCAGGGATATATTGGACAACGCCTCCTTCCAGCCCATTGAG GTGGAGAACCAGGAGCAGTTCGATGCGGTGATGGACACGTTCCCGTTCGACGCCGACGAGCTGGAGACGCTGCCATTCCCCAGGAA GTTCCCGTTCTCGGCGCTGGTGCCGGCGCTGTACGTGCAGGTGAAGGAGTTCATCTACGCGTGGCTCAAGTACTCGGCCGGGCTCGGCCTGGGCGGCGCGCGCCGGGCCGCGCAGGCGCGCCACTCCGCCGCGCTGCTGCTCAGCCGCTCCTTCGCCGGCTGCCTCGCCGCGCTCTTCCGCCGCCCGCTGCCGCTCATGCAGCTCGTGCAG ATCATCGTGGACACGCAGTACCTGGAGGACGCCACGTCGTTCCTGTACGAGTTCATCAGCAACATCACCGGCTCCGAGCTGACCACCACGCAG ACGGCGGGCAGCATGTTCCAGGCGGCGCGGGACGACGCCGAGAAGCAGATCTGTGAGAACTTGGAGAAGAAAGTCGATGAGTTTCTCGATCTGGAAAACTATGACTGGCTGTTAG TGGAGCCGACGGGGCAGGCGTCTTCGTTCGTGACGGACATGCTGGGCTACCTCACGGGCGTGCTGTCGTCTCTGGAGCAGCTGCCCGAGCGGGCGCG cgtggcggcggcgcgcgcggcgacGGCGCGCATCGCGTCGCGGCTGCGGCGCGCGCTGCTGGCGCCGGGCGTGCGGCAGGTGTCGGCGGGCGCGCTGCACCAGCTGGACCTGGACGTGATCCAGTGCGAGCAGTTCGCGGCGGGCGAGCCCGTGGGCGGGCTGCGCGAGGGCGAGCTGCTCGAGCAGTTCGCGGCGCTGCGCCAGCTGCTCGACCTCGTCACGGGCTGGGACTGGGCGTGCTACCTGCACGACGTGGGCCTCGGCGCCGGCCGGTACGCGCTCGTGCCGCCGCGCGACGCCGCCGCGCTGCTCGACAAGCTGCGCGAGGCCGAGCAGAAGTCCTCCGTGTTCTCCGTGCTCAAGAAGAACGAGCGCGACCGCCGGAAGCTGCTCGACACCGTGCTCAAGCAGCTGCGCCAGCTGCAGAACCAGGACGGCTGA